DNA sequence from the Pedobacter schmidteae genome:
GAAGTTGACTTATAACGACGGTACTGTAATTGATGCTCATGATGGTCAACAAGCTTCTGCTCCTCAAACCATCAGTACCCCGGCGGGCGGAACTTACCAGGTTCGTTTACCCGACGGAACCAGAGTATGGTTAAATGCAGCTTCTTCGTTAAAATACCCTGCCTCTTTTGCGGCCTTTAAAGAACGTAAAGTAGAGCTGAGGGGGGAAGCGTATTTTGAGGTAAATAAAGACAAAACGCATCCATTTATCGTAAAAACAAACCGGCAGGAAGTGCAGGTACTGGGTACGCACTTTAATGTAAATGCTTACGCATCTGAAAAGGGAGATTATACCACGCTACTTGAAGGTAGCGTAAAAGTAAACCACAGTGCAAAAAGCTACCTGCTAAAAGAAGGGGAGCAAGCGGCTGTAACTGCTGCAACAGTAAAAATAGCCCAGGTGAATACTGATGAGGTAGTGGATTGGAAAAACGGGAATTTCAATTTTCAGGATAAAGACATCACCAGCATCATGACTACATTGGAACGCTGGTATAATATAGAAGTGGTATATGAAGGTGAGGTAACCAATATTGGTTTCAATGCCGAACTCTCAAGAAACAATACACTGGTACACGTGCTTAAAGTATTGGAAAAAACAGGCAGCGTAAAATTTAAGGTCGAGGGAAGGAGGGTAACCGTTATGTAATGGACTGCTACATAATGGTAATCTGAAAAAGAACCAGGAGTGATTGGACCCACCCCTGGCTGATGGCCGGATTACTCAATTAAATATTGCTATACAAGAATCAACTAATTCCTAACCATTCCCAATCATCTGTTAACCACAGACAAGGGGACTAAACTCAAATATATGAATTTTTATGCGCTATTTAAGCGTAGGCAATTTGCTGGATCAGCAAATTTCATACTAAGGACCATGAAAATAATTGTCATCATCATGACTACTTTCCTTATTCAGGTAAGTGCAGCGGGATATGCACAGCGGATTAGTCTTAACCAGACCAATGCATCGCTGGAGCAAGTGATTAAATCGATCAGGAAACAAAGTGGTTATGACTTTGTATATACTACCCCGCAATTGAAGTCGGCCAAGCCTATTACCATCAGGGTGAGCAACCGAACGCTAAAAGAAGTACTGGACGAATGTTTTGCCGGGCAGCCTTTAAGCTATACCATTGAGGAAAAAACTATCGTGGTATCTACTAAAGCTACGCCATCTATCCCTCAAATGTTTGCAGCCAACCAGGTGGTACTGTTGAAAGGAAGGGTAACCGATACCCTGGGCAAACCCTTGCCTGGTGTTTCGGTTATGATACTGGAAAACCGCAGGGCAACCATTACTAATGCCGAAGGATATTATACCATTCCGGTATTTGGAAAATCGACCATTCGCTTTAGCATGATTGGTTTTGAAACCCTGCAACAGGCAGTTACAGATCCGCAAAAGGAAATTAATGTGGTGTTGAAGGTTTTAAACCTGGACTTGCAGGAAACCGTTATTGTGGGGTACGGGCAGGTAAAAAAACAAAACCTGACTACTTCTGTAGCTTCAATTAATGCCGATCAGATTACGCAGATCCCGGTATCAAATCTCTCTCAGGTTTTGGTAGGCCGTGTTCCCGGAGTTCTGGCGCGTGCCGGATCAGCGATGCCTGGTGCTGATGACGCAACGCTATTGATTAGAACTACAAGTAGCTCACAAAGACCTTTGATCGTAATTGATGGCGTGCCAAGATTAAATGGCAGTAGCTCAGACCAGGTTGGTATGGGTGAAATCGATCCTAACGAAGTTGAGAGCATCTCCGTTCTAAAAGACAATGCTGCGGGTGCTGTGTACGGTGCAAGGGCCGCAAATGGGGTAATTCTCATTACTACGAAACGTGGAAAACTCGGAAAGCCTCAGTTTGGTTATACAGGCAACTTTACCTGGACCAGCCCCGGAAAAAGAGCGACAACTTTAGATGGTTATCATTATGGAATACTGCAAAATGAAATGGCAATTAACAATGGTTTAGCTATTCCATATACAGACGCTGTATTAGATACGATCAAAAGACAGCTGTCGCCGTACAAGTATGCAAATACCGATTGGTTGGGTCTGCTTATCGGCAAGCCGGAACTTGTTCAAAATCACAGCTTAAATGTAAGGGGTGGTACGGAAGCTGTAAAATATTTTATCTCCGGAACTTATACCGATCAACAGGGAATGTTCGCCGGCAACAGTTATCAGCGTTATACTTTGCAAAACAATTTTGACATTACCTTAAGCAAGCAGTTCAAATCACAATTGGGCTTTAGTTATCGTGGGGGAAAACAAAATATGCGCGGAACAGGAGTGTTCAGTTCCATTTTAAGTACATCACCTTTAACACCCGCCTATATGCCAAATGGAAGTTTTGGTGCACTGTCGGCAGGTACAAATCCATTGGCGGCAATATCAGAAAAAGCGGGATACATGTACACTAACGATAACTACGTTACCGGGAATGTAAAGTTGATCTGGGAGCCTGTTTATTTAAAAGGATTGTCAGCTTATATGAGTATTAATGTAGATAAAAATTTTACAAGAAGTAAGACATACACTGTACCTGTGCCACAGTACAGGATAGATCCAACATCTCCTACTGGTTATATCATGGCTGCAGGAGCAGGAAAGCCCTCACTAACAGATGCCAACAGAGATGCCAATATCTATACTGCGGATCTTGGTGTAAACTATAAAAACAGATTTGGCCTGCATGGAATTGAAGTATTGGCATTATATACCAGAAGTGAAGGCAGTAATAATTCGAATAGTGATACGCGTTTAAACCTGGTTGCACCAGGACTGGACATCATCAACCTGGGCTCAACACTGGGAGAAGTTACCAGTGGTACCCGGGCAATATCGGCCCGGGCCGGATATGTTGGTCGTTTAAATTATGATTTCGATAACAGACTTTTCCTTGAAAGCAGCTTCCGTTTTGATGGCTCTACTTTTTTTGCACCCGGCAACAGATGGGGATTTTTTCCCGGTGCTTCAGCAGGATGGATGATTTCCAGAGAAAATTTCTTTAGTCCTTTAACAAATATTGTAAATTCTTTAAAGATAAGGGCTTCAGTAGGTTTAACAGGAGATGATGCAATTGGTGCCAATAGTTATTATTACACTTATAGAGTAGCCAATACCGGAGCAAATGCAGCAGCGCTGGGAAGCATGGGGTATATTTTTGGTAATACCTATTCGCCAAGCTTTTATCTCGCTAACAGTACTTTGCCGAACGAGCAGATTACCTGGGCAAAAAACAGGCAGGAAAACCTGGGTATTGATGCTACTTTATTGAACAGAAGGCTGGAATTCAGATTCGATATCTACCAAAAAAACAGGTACGATATTCTCATGTCTAAAGATGCAGTACTTCCCGGTACTTTTGGAATTGGTGCACCTATTCAGAATTTCGCGAAATTACGCGACAGAGGTTTTGAAGTTGAGCTAAACAGTCTGCATCAACTAGCTGGCGACTGGGAGCTTTCATTAAATGCAAATCTGACCTATGTTCGTACTACCGTAGTAGATTACGGCACCAAATCACTTCCCGATTATTTACGTCAGGAAGGACGTTCAACAAACTCTTTTGTTGCTTATCATTCTTTGGGCCTTTTTCAGAATGCAGCAGAAATTGCAGCATGGCCTGTCGACCAGGACGGCTTGAAAAATGCCACCATAAAGCCCGGAGATGTTAAATTTGAAGACAGAAATGGCGATGGTAAATTAACTGTTGATGATCAGATATGGTTGGATAATATGGGTTTCCCTCCGGTGAATTTTGGTTTTGGTTTTAACCTGAAACATAAAGGAATCATGCTGAGCACGTTCTTTAACGGCGCATTGGGTGGATACCTTAGATACGCCACAACTCCTACATGGCAATACATATATGATAACTCATGGAGACCAGGTAATGAGAACGCCATTTATCCTCGTCTGGCAAATTCTACAAATAACAGCCGGACATCAGATGCAACTTTAGTTAAGGACGATTTTTTGAGATTACGCGATGTACGCTTAACTTATGAATTACCAAAAAAATGGATCAATGCTTTAAAAGTTAAGCAGGTAAGGGTTTATGCGCAGGCATCCAATTTATTTACCTGGACTTCTATTGAAGGTGGAATCGATCCGGAAACGCCAAACCTTGGTGTAGGCCAGGCTGTCAGCCCTAACTTCTACGCTACTCAAAAGAATGTTGGATTTGGTATAAATGTTAATTTCTAAATAAGGAGATGAAAAAAATGAAATTGTTTACAAACAAATATATAATGATGGGATTGGCAACAGTATTGTTGTTGACTGCCTCCTGTAAAAAAGTTTTGGAAATTACGCCAACTGATCAGGTAAACGATCCGCTGATGTGGAGTAACCAGGATATGGTATTAACCTATACCGGCAATTTTTATGCACAGCTGTATTCCGGTTTTTCGGGGCCACACCCCAACTCATCAATTTTTACCGGTAACCTGCTTTCAGACCTTACTGATGATGGAGAAGCAAACAGCACAGTTTATAATACCTATTGGAACGGTGCTTACGATTCAAGTAACTCTCCATTAAATGCGATGTGGTCTGCCACAAGTTTTGGCCGATGGATGTATATCCGCAGGGCAAATGAGTTTCTGGCTAAAATTGACGCCGTCCCCGGAGATCAGAACCTGAACAAAAGAATGAAAGCCGAAATCAGATTTTTAAGGGCTTACTATTATTTTGACCTGATGAATTGGTTTGGTCCGTTGCCTATTATTACAACTGCTCAGAATGAACTGGATGAGTCGGCATTTGTAGCTAAGGCAACTAAGGATGAATTTAATGATTTCCTGGTAAAGGAACTTACTGCAGCTGCGGCAGATTTGCCTGTTGCCTATGCCTCCAGTGAATGGGGAAGAATTACAAAAGGAGCGGCCTTATCGATGCAAGCCCGTATACAGTTGTATGCTGGCAGGTGGGCTGATGCTGCTGCCACGGCCAAAACCGTGATGGAGCTTAAAACCTATGCCTTACAAACTTCTTATAGTAGTGTGTTTGCCAACAACAATAAAACAAATAACGAGGTTATTCTTGCTGTGCAGTTTAATGGCGATAAAGCGCAGCGTTCACACTTATTTGATACCTATAATCAGCCACCGGCATTTGGTGGAAGGGGCGGTACTTTGCCTACACAAAACCTGGTTGATGATTATGAAATGCAGGTTACAGGTTTGCCGATTACAAATCCTTTATCTGGATACGATCCACAACAACCTTATGTGGGCCGTGATCCAAGATTTGCCGCTACGGTATTGTATGATGGCTCAACTTTTCGTGGTAGGGCATTGCAATTGTACAATGGTGGTATCGACCTGACTGTTTCGGGAGGTATTATTGCCGGATGGGTTACCAATACAGGTTATTACCTGCGCAAATTTACAGACGAGAGCATTAATCTGGCCGACGCTAATGTGGCCAGCAGCCAGAATTGGATTTTGTTTAGATATGCTGAGGTATTGTTAAATTATGCAGAAGCACAGAACGAGGCTATAGGACCCGATAATACTGTATATGACGCGGTAAATCAAGTTAGAAAGCGTGCGGGGATGCCGAACTTACCTATTGGGTTATCGCAAACTGATATGCGCACAGCCATTCGTCACGAACGCCGCATTGAACTGGCTTTTGAAGATGCCCGCTATTGGGACGTTAAACGTTGGAAGCTGGCTGTAAACTTGTTTTCGACTGCAACCAACCCCATCAAAAAAATGGAGATTGTAAGGAATGCAACAACCGGAGTGAAAACCTATACCGTTAAAAACCTGACTAAAGTGAGGATATTCCAGGAAAAGCATTACTTATTCCCATTCCCGATAACAGAGATAAATAAACCAGGTAATAAAATAGAACAAAACCTGGGTTGGTAAGCGGCGCATCCAACTGAAAAATCAACAACACATAACAAAACATAAATGAAAAAAATAATTTTATCGGCATCCCTGCTGATCAGCACACTATTTGCGTCCGCTCAGATGAGCGAGATTAAAGGAATAGTAAAACCCGAAAAGGCATCTGTAAAGGAAAACATTGCTTTAATGAAAATTGAAGACGGGGAGCCAACAGTAATTGCAACTACCAGGCTTGCCGATGACGGTTCATTCGGATTTTTATTTAAACCCGCTTATGAAGGCTTTTATGCCGTAGGATCGCCTGATTTATTAAAGGCCCAATTCCCTGTTTATTTAAAAGCCGGTGATAAAGCCGAAGTTACTTTTGATAATTTCGACGCTGAATTTACAGGAGTAAATACGCCTGAAAATACTGTTTTGGGTAAATGGGCAAACCTTACTAAAGCGCTAAAAAGAAAGTCGGTATATTTTATGGGCGGTGGGATAAGTACTTATGTTGATTTCTTCCCGGAATTGACTGCAGTAGCCGCACAAACGGATGCATTTAGAAAAACCATCAAGACTAAAAATGCTAAGTTCAATGAACTGACGAAAGATCTGACGGTTTTTGATCTGG
Encoded proteins:
- a CDS encoding TonB-dependent receptor, yielding MKIIVIIMTTFLIQVSAAGYAQRISLNQTNASLEQVIKSIRKQSGYDFVYTTPQLKSAKPITIRVSNRTLKEVLDECFAGQPLSYTIEEKTIVVSTKATPSIPQMFAANQVVLLKGRVTDTLGKPLPGVSVMILENRRATITNAEGYYTIPVFGKSTIRFSMIGFETLQQAVTDPQKEINVVLKVLNLDLQETVIVGYGQVKKQNLTTSVASINADQITQIPVSNLSQVLVGRVPGVLARAGSAMPGADDATLLIRTTSSSQRPLIVIDGVPRLNGSSSDQVGMGEIDPNEVESISVLKDNAAGAVYGARAANGVILITTKRGKLGKPQFGYTGNFTWTSPGKRATTLDGYHYGILQNEMAINNGLAIPYTDAVLDTIKRQLSPYKYANTDWLGLLIGKPELVQNHSLNVRGGTEAVKYFISGTYTDQQGMFAGNSYQRYTLQNNFDITLSKQFKSQLGFSYRGGKQNMRGTGVFSSILSTSPLTPAYMPNGSFGALSAGTNPLAAISEKAGYMYTNDNYVTGNVKLIWEPVYLKGLSAYMSINVDKNFTRSKTYTVPVPQYRIDPTSPTGYIMAAGAGKPSLTDANRDANIYTADLGVNYKNRFGLHGIEVLALYTRSEGSNNSNSDTRLNLVAPGLDIINLGSTLGEVTSGTRAISARAGYVGRLNYDFDNRLFLESSFRFDGSTFFAPGNRWGFFPGASAGWMISRENFFSPLTNIVNSLKIRASVGLTGDDAIGANSYYYTYRVANTGANAAALGSMGYIFGNTYSPSFYLANSTLPNEQITWAKNRQENLGIDATLLNRRLEFRFDIYQKNRYDILMSKDAVLPGTFGIGAPIQNFAKLRDRGFEVELNSLHQLAGDWELSLNANLTYVRTTVVDYGTKSLPDYLRQEGRSTNSFVAYHSLGLFQNAAEIAAWPVDQDGLKNATIKPGDVKFEDRNGDGKLTVDDQIWLDNMGFPPVNFGFGFNLKHKGIMLSTFFNGALGGYLRYATTPTWQYIYDNSWRPGNENAIYPRLANSTNNSRTSDATLVKDDFLRLRDVRLTYELPKKWINALKVKQVRVYAQASNLFTWTSIEGGIDPETPNLGVGQAVSPNFYATQKNVGFGINVNF
- a CDS encoding FecR family protein yields the protein MNQEQLDQLLARYVEGNCTDEEILQVEAMVEAYDNKQLQWENLNDAQRKTWLNNLHADIQESMTSYQARVFQLRNKFKMRRFAAAAAIIVIASTVVWLYRSDTPKPKESSYANDVAPGKNAATITLANGKTINLSDAKNGVIIDASKLTYNDGTVIDAHDGQQASAPQTISTPAGGTYQVRLPDGTRVWLNAASSLKYPASFAAFKERKVELRGEAYFEVNKDKTHPFIVKTNRQEVQVLGTHFNVNAYASEKGDYTTLLEGSVKVNHSAKSYLLKEGEQAAVTAATVKIAQVNTDEVVDWKNGNFNFQDKDITSIMTTLERWYNIEVVYEGEVTNIGFNAELSRNNTLVHVLKVLEKTGSVKFKVEGRRVTVM
- a CDS encoding RagB/SusD family nutrient uptake outer membrane protein — translated: MKKMKLFTNKYIMMGLATVLLLTASCKKVLEITPTDQVNDPLMWSNQDMVLTYTGNFYAQLYSGFSGPHPNSSIFTGNLLSDLTDDGEANSTVYNTYWNGAYDSSNSPLNAMWSATSFGRWMYIRRANEFLAKIDAVPGDQNLNKRMKAEIRFLRAYYYFDLMNWFGPLPIITTAQNELDESAFVAKATKDEFNDFLVKELTAAAADLPVAYASSEWGRITKGAALSMQARIQLYAGRWADAAATAKTVMELKTYALQTSYSSVFANNNKTNNEVILAVQFNGDKAQRSHLFDTYNQPPAFGGRGGTLPTQNLVDDYEMQVTGLPITNPLSGYDPQQPYVGRDPRFAATVLYDGSTFRGRALQLYNGGIDLTVSGGIIAGWVTNTGYYLRKFTDESINLADANVASSQNWILFRYAEVLLNYAEAQNEAIGPDNTVYDAVNQVRKRAGMPNLPIGLSQTDMRTAIRHERRIELAFEDARYWDVKRWKLAVNLFSTATNPIKKMEIVRNATTGVKTYTVKNLTKVRIFQEKHYLFPFPITEINKPGNKIEQNLGW